From the genome of Adhaeribacter pallidiroseus:
GGCAAATACAATTTTTGGCGATAGCGTAAATCCGGCAGTAAAACGGTGGTAAAGTTTTGCATGAAATAGCTCGGCCGCAAAAAAGTGTAGAGTATCCCGCTGGCTATAATTAATTTTTCAATTTTGTGATGCGGAATAAAGTTTGATTTTTCAGCGCCCTGCACCGATAAATAAACCAGATGCTGGACCTGGTGGCGTTTTGCTTCCTTTAGTAACTGCTCAAAATAATTTACTTCATTTGGTAAGCCGGGTGGTAATAACAAAAACACGCTATCTGCTTGTGAAATGGCAGGAGCATATGTTTTTGGATTTATCAAATCAAACGGAACGGTTGTGAGAGGTAATCCCGCGGGGAATATAGAAGGTGCAGGCTCTTGACGCACTCCCGCCAATATTTCTACTCCGGGCTGCAAGCAGTCTTGCAAAGCCTGCAAAGTAGCTAAACCCACGTTTCCGGTGGCTCCTGTTACCAGTGTGGCCGCCATTATATTTTTAGAAGCCCACCGGGCTGCTCACTTGGTTGTATAACGCAAAGCCAGAATAAAGTTACGGCCCGGTGCATTCACACCGGAGGCAAAAGTACGGTAATTCAGGTCCAGTATTGTTTGACCCCAGCTTGCAAAGTCCAGGATTTACGCCATTAATAGGTTTTTTTAAATTCCAGGTTTGCCAGCCGGGCGAACCGCCGGCAAGGGCATAAGATGAATAATCTTCGCCGGACGGGCTATAATTCCGGAGTTGTTTGGGACTATTCATCATCCAGTAAGTCTATGCTTGCCAGTTATTTTTGGTTGATGGTAAATTGACCTAGCCAAATACCGGAGCAATATTTAGCGGTACTTGATTAATTTTATCTTTGCCCCGGGTTTGCGAGGTATTTACCCGGGCTGTTACCGCAGGTAAAAACTTATACATGGCCACGGCAAAGTAGTACCGTAAAGGGCAGAAAAAATAAGCTTTCCTTAATAAAATTTAAAATAAGTATAAACAACCGGGACAATCGCCGTAACTATTAAAAAATTGATTTCATGAGTTCAAATAAGGATTTTAATATTAATACCACTGAGGCCACCGGTATGGCGCAAATTGTAGAACGTAATATTCATGCGTTACTCAATCGGCGCCAGCAAGAAGCTGCCAATCGGACCTGGCAGGATAAACTGGCGGATGCGGTAACTAAGTTTGCCGGCAGCATGCTATTCGTTATCATTCATTTAATTTTATTTGGCACCTGGATTCTTTGGAATTCCAACCTGTTTCCGGTAAAACAGTTTGATCCTTCTTTAGTGATTTTGGCCATGGTTGCTTCCGTAGAGGCTATTTTTCTCTCTACCTTCGTGCTTATTAGTCAGAACCGAATGGCTCTTATAGCCGACAAAAGAGCCGATCTAGATTTACAGGTAAGCTTATTAGCAGAGCACGAAATTACTCGCTTAGTTACTTTGGTGGCCCAAATAGCTAAGAAAATGGATATTCAGGAATCAGAAAATCCGGAGATTCCGGAATTAGAACAAGATGTGCGACCCGAAAAGGTTCTGGATACTATTGAAAAAATAGAAGACAAGTTTAATGCTACTGGTAAATCAATGGTTTAAAAATTAAGGTTCTTTCAAAAGAATTAGAAATTATGAATTAGAAATGAACACACCTTAACTTCAAATTTATAATTCCTAATTTAAAAAAAGCACTTATTTATTCGTACCGCAGTGATTCAATAGGGTCGAGCTTAGAAGCCCGGAAGGCCGGGTAATAACCAGAAATTAGGCCAACGGCCACGCAAACCAATAATCCTACAATTACCCACAACCAAGGCACAATAAAAGCCCCTTCGCCAATTAAAGAGGCTACTGCGTTACCCATTAATACGCCGAATAATACCCCGGCCATTCCGCCTAAAAAGCAAATAACAATTGCTTCAATCAAAAATTGCTGCCGGATTTGGCGCGCTGTGGCTCCCAAGGCTTTGCGCACGCCTATCTCCCGGGTACGTTCGGTTACCGACACCATCATAATATTCATGAGACCAATAGAAGCTCCCAGCAAAGTTATGAATCCAACTAAGCCACCGCCCACTTTTAAGTATCCCGTAATCTCGTTCATGGATTTTAGCATGGAATCGCTCCGGTTGATTTCGAAAGAATCTTCCTGGCCCAACGGATCGCGGCGTACTTTCCGCATAATTCCGGTTGACTCGGCCATGGCATAAAACAAGTTTTCCTTTTTTAAAATCATGGTTTTAATTTCGTAGGTAAGTGCCTTTTGCCGAGGCATTTGGTTCCCGGTAATTAAAGGAATAATTACTAACCTATCGGCTCCGCCACCCCCCATGTCGTTGCCGCTTTTTTCTAACTCACCTACTACCTTAAACCGGCGGCCTAGCATAAAGATAGAATTACCCACCGGGCTTTTACCCTTAAAAAGTTTATCTCCTATTTCACTGCCCACAATGGCCACATTGGCGCCATTTTCTAATTCACTCGTCGAAAAAGGCCGGCCTACTGCCACGTTATAATTTTCGTTTATCAAATAGTTTTCGTCGCCGGCTTGTACATTTATGTTCGGGTTGGTTTTAACATTACCATTTTTTACGATGGTGGCGCCTGAAATAAAAGCCGACAAACTTACCCGGGCGTTTTCGCCCGAAATATCTTTGTATTGCCGGGCTT
Proteins encoded in this window:
- a CDS encoding NmrA family NAD(P)-binding protein codes for the protein MAATLVTGATGNVGLATLQALQDCLQPGVEILAGVRQEPAPSIFPAGLPLTTVPFDLINPKTYAPAISQADSVFLLLPPGLPNEVNYFEQLLKEAKRHQVQHLVYLSVQGAEKSNFIPHHKIEKLIIASGILYTFLRPSYFMQNFTTVLLPDLRYRQKLYLPADNGLFNLIDVRGIGAVSAKILQNNAPHANRAYELTTPENVTFNQIAQVFSEVLNRKITYHSPALWSFYFRKKKEGLAIAYIFIMMLLHFLPRFQKPPQISNNVQQITGQEPRSLAPFY
- a CDS encoding DUF1003 domain-containing protein, producing MSSNKDFNINTTEATGMAQIVERNIHALLNRRQQEAANRTWQDKLADAVTKFAGSMLFVIIHLILFGTWILWNSNLFPVKQFDPSLVILAMVASVEAIFLSTFVLISQNRMALIADKRADLDLQVSLLAEHEITRLVTLVAQIAKKMDIQESENPEIPELEQDVRPEKVLDTIEKIEDKFNATGKSMV
- a CDS encoding ABC transporter permease, encoding MNLIENIKEGLRSIQSNLLRTVLTALIVSIGIMSLVGILTAVDSIKYSIDQTFSSLGANSYDIVSKGYTNRYSQNGRQGKVYPPITFLQARQYKDISGENARVSLSAFISGATIVKNGNVKTNPNINVQAGDENYLINENYNVAVGRPFSTSELENGANVAIVGSEIGDKLFKGKSPVGNSIFMLGRRFKVVGELEKSGNDMGGGGADRLVIIPLITGNQMPRQKALTYEIKTMILKKENLFYAMAESTGIMRKVRRDPLGQEDSFEINRSDSMLKSMNEITGYLKVGGGLVGFITLLGASIGLMNIMMVSVTERTREIGVRKALGATARQIRQQFLIEAIVICFLGGMAGVLFGVLMGNAVASLIGEGAFIVPWLWVIVGLLVCVAVGLISGYYPAFRASKLDPIESLRYE